CGTCGGACCACTGGAATAGGTCGTCGTTCATGCTGCCCCCGGATGTAACAATCTGTGACGCGCATGTTAGGCGTCCTGGCCAGACAGGACTTGATCGGCGTCAATGCTGCCACCGGATACGGACTTTTCCGCCTCAATTGACAGGATTTTCGACCGGGGCCTGCGCAGCCGGGAGGATGCTGCGGATCGGATCGTTGCGTCGCAACGGCACCGGCGGCGGGGGTTCGTCTTCGGCCAGCATGGACTCGATCAGCAAGGTCACGCGCCGATTGCGCGAGCGCCCTTCCTCGGTCAGGTTGCTGGCCACCGGGCGCTGGTCACCGTAGCCGGCGGCCGTCAGGCGCGCCGGATCGACGCCGTTGGCCACGAACAGGCGCACCACGCTCGAGGCGCGCACGGCCGACAGTTCCCAGTTGGAGGGGAACCGGTAGGTATTGATCGGCACGTTGTCGGTGTGCCCCTCGATCACGATGGGAAATTCGGCCGGGGCCAGCACCCGGGCGACCGCATCGAGCGCGGCGATCGCCGACGGCCCCAGGTCGGCCTCGCCGGGTGCGAACAGGACCTCGGCGTTGATCTCCACCTTGATGCCGTTGGCCCCTTCGGTGACGCTCACCTGCCCGCCTTCGGCCAGCGGCTGGAGCACCCGCCGGATTTCGTCGGCCATGTTGCGCATGCGCTTGACCGCCGCCTCGCGCGCCTTCTGGCGCGCATCGTCCACCTTGGGCTTGGACAGCCCGGGCACCGGTGGCACCGCCATCTGCGGCACGATGATCTGGCGCCCGCTAGTATTGACGCTGATGCTGCGGAAGGCCTGGACGATGGAGTCGGACAGCACCCGGTACTTGCCCTCGTTGATGGAGCTGAGCGAGTACATGACGACGAAGAAGGCGAACAGCAAGGTGATGAAGTCGGCGTAGGAGACGAGCCAGCGCTCGTGGTTCTCATGCTCCTCGGCTTCCTTGCGGCGACGTCCCATGGGGATCCTTGCGTTGACAGGCGGGGGGTGCCGGATCGGCAGTCTCAGGAGATATCAACGGCTGCCGGGGCCGCGCCTTGAATGCAGCCTTGAACCCGGCGATAGCCGGCCGCAACGATTAGACGTCGTAGCCCTGAAGCCGCCGCTCGACGATGCGCGGGTTGTCGCCGTTGGCGATGCCGACCAGGCCGTCGACCAGCAGCTCGCGCTGGGCCACCAGGCGCTGGATGTGCGCCAGCAGCTTCTTGGCCGCGGGCAGGAACACCAGGTTGGCCGACCCGACGCCGTAGATGGTCGCCACGAAGGCCACCGCGATGCCGGCCCCCAGCTTAGAAGGGTCGGACAGGTTTTCCATCACGTGGATCAGCCCCATCACCGCCCCGAGAATCCCGATGGTCGGCGCGTAGCCGCCGGCGGATTCCCAGATCTTGGCGCCCAGTTTCATGCGCGCCTCCCAGGCGTCGATCTCCACTTCGAGCACTTCGCGCAGGCGCTCGGGCTCGACACCGTCGACCAGCAGTTCGATGCCCTTGCGGGCAAACGGATCCTCGAGCTGTTCAATCTGGCTTTCGAGCGCCAGCAGGCCCTCGCGCCGGGCCACGTTGCTCCAGCCCACGATCTGCTGGATCATCGCGCTGTGGGACACCTCGGGCGGTATGAGAATCCACTTGATCATGCCCACGCCGTCCTTGAAGACGCGCAGCGGGCTTTGCAGCATCACCGCCCCGAGGGTGCCGCCGATGACGATCATGAAGGCGGTCGGCTGGATCAGGGAGGCGATATGACCGCCCTCGACCACCTGGCCCACCAGGATGGCGGCCACGCCGATCGTCAGGCCGATGAGGCTGATGCTGTCCATGGACCGGTTCGCTCAGGGGCCGCTCACGCGGCCTTGTTGGCATGCTTGGGCGGGCGGCCGCGGCGCGCCTTGGGCGCCCCCTTGGTCCCGTGGATACGCGAACGCAGCCGCGCGACGGCCTGGCTGTGCAGCTGGCACACGCGCGATTCGGACACCCCGAGCACCTCGCCGATCTCGCGCAGGTTGAGGTCTTCCTCGTAGTACAGGCCCATCACCAGTTTCTCGCGCTCGGGCAGATCGTCGATGGCGTTGACCAGCACATCGCGCATGTTCTGGTCGAGCAGCGCATCGAGCGGATCGCCCTCGTGCCCGGCGGCGTGGCGCTCAAGAAAGTCGTCGTCGCTGTCCTCGGTGAAATCTTCGAAATAGACCAGCTGGTGACCGCGGGCGTCCTGCAACATCTTCTGGTAGTCCGCCAGTTCCATGTCCATGGCGCCGGCCAGTTCCCGCTCCGTGGGCGGTCGGCCGTGGCGCTGTTCGAGCTCGTGGATGGCGCCTTCGATGCGACGCATGTCGCGGCGCAGGCTGCGCGGCAGCCAGTCGTTCTCGCGCAGGCCGTCGAGCATGGCGCCGCGAATGCGTTGCACCGCATAGGTCTCGAATTGCGCGCCCAGCCCTTCTTCGTAGCGACTGATGGCGTCGAGCAGGCCGATCATGCCGTTCTGGATGATGTCATCGACTTGCACGCTGGCCGGCAGCTTGGCCATCAGGTGGTAGGCGATGCGCTTGACCAGCGGCGCGTAGTGCGTCACCAGCTGGTCCCGATCAAGAGTGCCGGATGCGGTATACATTCGCTGACCTGTCCATTCTCATGCCCCGCGCGGGGCGCAATTTGCTT
The nucleotide sequence above comes from Nitrogeniibacter mangrovi. Encoded proteins:
- the motD gene encoding flagellar motor protein MotD, with the translated sequence MGRRRKEAEEHENHERWLVSYADFITLLFAFFVVMYSLSSINEGKYRVLSDSIVQAFRSISVNTSGRQIIVPQMAVPPVPGLSKPKVDDARQKAREAAVKRMRNMADEIRRVLQPLAEGGQVSVTEGANGIKVEINAEVLFAPGEADLGPSAIAALDAVARVLAPAEFPIVIEGHTDNVPINTYRFPSNWELSAVRASSVVRLFVANGVDPARLTAAGYGDQRPVASNLTEEGRSRNRRVTLLIESMLAEDEPPPPVPLRRNDPIRSILPAAQAPVENPVN
- a CDS encoding flagellar motor protein, which encodes MDSISLIGLTIGVAAILVGQVVEGGHIASLIQPTAFMIVIGGTLGAVMLQSPLRVFKDGVGMIKWILIPPEVSHSAMIQQIVGWSNVARREGLLALESQIEQLEDPFARKGIELLVDGVEPERLREVLEVEIDAWEARMKLGAKIWESAGGYAPTIGILGAVMGLIHVMENLSDPSKLGAGIAVAFVATIYGVGSANLVFLPAAKKLLAHIQRLVAQRELLVDGLVGIANGDNPRIVERRLQGYDV
- a CDS encoding RNA polymerase sigma factor FliA; translation: MYTASGTLDRDQLVTHYAPLVKRIAYHLMAKLPASVQVDDIIQNGMIGLLDAISRYEEGLGAQFETYAVQRIRGAMLDGLRENDWLPRSLRRDMRRIEGAIHELEQRHGRPPTERELAGAMDMELADYQKMLQDARGHQLVYFEDFTEDSDDDFLERHAAGHEGDPLDALLDQNMRDVLVNAIDDLPEREKLVMGLYYEEDLNLREIGEVLGVSESRVCQLHSQAVARLRSRIHGTKGAPKARRGRPPKHANKAA